The DNA region AAAAAACAACCTCACGATGatgaaatggaggaaaaaaacagaggcaTGAGTAAGTTAAAGTATGATCAGAAAGAGGGGGGCTGAGAATGCATAGTTAGATGAGCGTTCAGGACAGTGTGACAAGTTCCTTGCCTGAAACCGTCTCTTGGTGAGTCTGCAGCCCAGAACTGCTGTCCCATAAGATCTCTTTTCTGGGCTGTTTCCCTAGGCCCAGCTCTGACAATTTGCCAGCAGGTCTAGAAAGCACTTCAGCTCCTGGCATCTCCTCTGGGCATGTCCTTGTGTCCTCCCATTGCTAGTAGCTCTGTGGAGCTGAGTGCATCCATCACTGACCTGCCCCATCCTTTTTCGTGTCAATGCAACCCGTGTCTCCATCTGCCCTTTTGGTGGGTTGTGCAGCCCCAAGGAGAGACTAACGTGCTCAGAGGAGACCACCAGCAGAAGACAAGCCCTGCAAGAGTTTTGAACGGCAGCAGGAGACCTTGCTTTTTTAGTTCTTGTCGCTTCCATCTGTTACTGACACCTGCAGGGCTTGGGACTTTTCTTTTGGCCAGCCCCTCGCTGGCTCGCCACGGAGCGGCGGCCAATGGGAACACATACAAAGTTACCACGTTAGTAATTTGTTTGAACGTTGCCACGGAACAGGTCACGGGGCCGGCGCAAGGCCCTGTTTATGCAGTTACccacacaggaaaaataaatttcttctgaaaaatgccTCTTTCATGCGGAAAGGGCACACCATTTGGGTGGGAGGCTGCAGACACCGAAGGGGAGGACGAGCGGCGCTGGATGTGGTGGGACACGTGCCGCGACTCATCCCACCTGAGCAGCATCGCAAATGCTCTTCGGGACTGTTTTTTGCACGTTCCTAAATGCGCATCACGCTCTGCAGCCAAAGACAAATCGTCATCCTAGGTGAAGAACTGGCCCTATGGCAGGGCGATTAAAATAAAACACCCCCCCGCTGCCTCACCCGCAAGCAAATACTGCTGCTAGCGAAGGGCGACATCATGACGCCCAAGAGGGAAAGCAAGTATTGCACCAGCTCACCGGCGCAGGTCAGCGTCTGCGCCGGGACGGAGCTGTGCCTCGCCGTGGCTTTGCTGTCTGCATCCACACGTGCTTAAGGGACCTTTTTTCTGCCCGTTCGTGGGTGTTTTGCGCGCCGCAGGCTGCCGCAGGGGGATCGGTCCCTCGTGCTCTCGGCACGGCAAAGCCCCCAGGCCTCCCCGGGGTTATCCTCGCCGGTGGGGCCAGGCAGGATGGGGCCCCGCGTCCGCCCACCCCGAGCTGGGTACCTGCTCCGCGCCCAGCTGGAcgcagcccccttccctccccggctGCTGCCGGCATCGCCGTCACGAATGCAACGTCCTCTGCTCCGACACAGGCAGGCTGGGAGAAGCCCCGGTCTGACCGAAATCGGTGGTGGTGACTGATGAGCGCCAGAAAAAGCGCTGGCGTTGCCATCCCGCGTGGGAAGGGGGAAAATTACACCTCCTACCCACCCACCTGCACCTATCCACCTTGGGCGCGTATTAATATGCtgaataataaagaaataatgtCGCCCTGCTCCTCCAAAATCATCCAGAATATAAAAGCTGTGCCAGCCAGGACACACAGCAgcgctttaaaatacatccctcTCGCACAGGTTTGGTTGCTGCAGATCCTGGAAAATACAAGATTTGCGTTTGCAAAGGACCCTCACAACTGGGAAACCCCCCAAAATTTAACAgcgtgttttttattttttcggTAAAAGTAAGTTTGCCATGTTAACAAAAGCAGAATAGTTTTATTTAGTGTTCATCACACACCTGCGACAGCTGCAGCTGTCAGGCACAGAAGTACAGTATTAAAATAAACTGAACAGAGTTGCTCATTGAAAAATCACACTATGCAAACCTGTGGATTGTAACATCAACAGTATAAAATGTAACAAAAttggaatttttaatttttttaagcttttaaagaTAATAGTCCAGGCTATAAAACTATATAAGCATTGAATAAGAAATGTTAAGTCAACAAGTCTACAACAGATACATCTTGTAAAAACtcaataaattatatatatatttataatatctAGTAACATTTGAAATCATGCACAGtttgtacattttctttttttcagtacagGAAACTCAATGCTTCGAGTACTTGGAATGTACACAATTAGCAGACATTTGTAAGAAAATAccaaaaaattctttttattccaaaaaaacaaaacaaaaaaactagagAAATCTACCTTCtcaaacttccactgaagtaaCCTCAAactataaattatttattttaggatAAGGATTTTGTGgctctaagaagaaaaaaaaaaaaatcttaaaatgagaTGCTGTCATCCTGTTATTCTGAAACATTGATATGTAATACGCAccagagaaaaatggaaagcaagAATTCAGGATGCACTTATCCTTGCCTCTTTGTGATAGTACATAAAGTCttctggaccaaaaaaaaaaaccccaaaacaaaaaacacccaaacctCCCCCCTGGTCAGCTTGAGCCATACTAAAATTTCCCTGTTCAGTTGTGTGCTTTTAAACAGCTTTATCTGCCATAGAGGAACAAAACAGCACAGCATTTTCCACCCAGCAGACTAGGCATCCTGGGCTTTTTTCAACGTGTTAAACGCAAAAGAAATATGCAGTCATTGCATCTCCCCTACAAACAGCGTCACTCCTCTATTTTGCCCACATGTTATTTCGCAAACCCAAAATACAACGGTACCggcaaagggaggaaaaaaaattaacgcGCATCATCCAAAGTCAACATTTAGCCTTGCTGCATACTCGTTATTAAGTCGACCACAAAGAATACCTTCATtcgaaaatagaaaaataaacacCCACGCCCCCTTAATGCACAGTGGTTAAACTGATGGAAGAATTCTTGGCCCTGTTTTTCTGAAATATGTAAAAATCATCTCTCTGCTgctatttgtttggttttaacCACTGGTGATGTATTGAAAAATAAACTTACCTTTGCTCACTGCAATCCAGGATaaactaacattttttttaatgaatacacatatatatatatatatttataacatTAAATGTAATTTGTTAAAGGACTGTACATCTATACATTCTTTCAATATTTCCcataaacacaaaagaaaaacttgattaatatattttttctccatttttaataagttaaaaaaaaacccttaagctCGGTGAAATTTAAAGTTTACAGTAACGCTACGCTATTTAAACCAATGAACAGATACGTTAACGTCTATAAATAACTTTACAAATATACACGTTAAGgtacaatttttaaaacaaaactgtgaagatacaaaacaaaaaaaactcttctTTCGCCCAGATCAGTATATCCTAGATTGCAATGCTCATATTCCAAGACTCTCTCCCAGTACGGCTTTATGTTGCATTAGTATTAtacattctttattttttaatatatttatttatatatatacaggctatatttatagatatatacACAGATTCTCTGGAATAAACCTTTTTGATATAAGTTAAAGGCTCTTGCCTACAGGTACCCGTAACTTCTCTCTCCAAGCCACCGCGCGGAGACGGAGCCGCGTCGCCCgcgcgggagggcagaggagccggtCCGCCGCGTCTCGCCCGGCCGGAGCGACGTGTCCCGCGGGGACGCCGGCTTTCCGCCCTCGGGGGCCGCGCGgaccccgctgccgccggcgcctCGCACGCCCCTGCCCCTGGTGCAAGGGCAGGTCGTCACCCAGCGGGGCCAAAGCGCTGCTGTTCGCTCTTTAAGATGACTTCAccgtctttcttttttttttttttttaattattattatttgcgtCTTATtcgtttattttttcttcttcttccaaaaaaaaagaaaaaaaaaagattccttctaAGTAGCTGGGTAGTAGATCACGAAgctataaaaacaacaacaaaaatatagaTATTCTTTATAAATATATGAATCCCTGCAGGCAACGTGGCTTTTCAGCTCCACCAAAAAGGTTCATGTACAGATTGCATAAGCAAAGAATTTCTACATtctttacacatttttttttttaaaggaagattttttttctcttctttgtattGCAGGCACAGAACGGCTACTCTGGCACTCGATAATACAATACCGGAGGTGGAGAGGTCAGCACCCCCCCCAGATTTAACattctgttcagaaaaaaaaaaaaaaaattatatatgatatataatcTTGGCAAGAGATTAGTTCCTTCAGGCCAAACAGTGCTTCTTGACTTTTTATAcagcaaatgggaaaaaaaaaaaattaccctgaACAGCtcgacaacaacaaaaatcttctGGAATTACCAAGCAGTTTCATTGAAAGATCCTTCACTACGGTTTGTCCTCGGCCTCCCCCACACCCGCGCCTCCACGtgtccgtccatccgtccgtccgggTGGTGGGCCATCACGTCCTGACGACGCCATTGCACTGCTGGTGCTTGGGGAGACACGGCTCATCTGGCAGAAGGTCATGTGCAAAAACGGAGTCGTCACCCGAGGAGCAGGTACTGTGGGTGTCCTGGCAAGCCGGCGAATACTGCTCGAAGGGCACCGACAGGTCCAGGTACTCCTGCGAGGGGACAAACCCAGGAGACGTTACCCCGGGGATGAGGCGCAAAACCTTGGAGGAGCATCCATCCCTCCCCGTGCCCTGCGCCGGTGGCAGAGCCACACTCACGTCGGTGGATGTCACGGTGAGGACCCTGTCCAGGTCTTCCACCAGCTGCTTGAAGGTCGGCCGTTGCGACGGGACCGCGTGCCAGCACTCCCTCATGATCATGTACCTGCGGGGCAGGGGGAGATGTCGTCACCCAGGGGCCCATGGGGCACCTCTCAGAGCCCCTTCCATGCCTGCTGCTCCGCCAGGACCAAGGCGGGTGGCAGAGGGACCTGAAATCTCTTTAGGTGGTTCCTGAAATCAGGGGGCTCCTGAAATCTCTCCAATCTGAGCAAAACGCTATGGGCAGCGCTATTTCCAGGAGGGACCGGCACGAGGCACCAGGCAGGTCCTGCTCATCCCGCAGTGCTTGCGGGGCCAGTGAGCCCGGGAAGGGCCGGCAACGCGACCCACGCACGAGGAACCGCTGCTTTTCCCTGCTTGGGTCCCCACGGGGAGTCAGACATGGGCAACGAGATGATCCTTAAGTCACACTCGCTTGGGAAGTTACTGGAGCCGAAGTACCAAGGAAGGAGCCAACTGGAATTATGACATTTTCTGGGACACCAAACGGGCCTCCGAGCAACGGTTTCCGTCCCAGAGGAGGCGTCCCTGAATGTGCAGCGCCAGGAGCAGACGGAAGAGCTCAGCATCGCTCTCATCTGCCAACGGGGCCATATCCGCTCCTGGCTTACGCCTCCCTCGACTCCACCACGCGGCACAGTGGTGGAGCTGGTGGCCAGAGTTCCCTGGAGGAACCTCAGGTGACTGAGCGTTGGGTGGGAAAAGACGGTGGCAGGCGATCTGTGTTTGTGACGCTTCCTCGGGCTACGGGGAGGCTGGGGAGAGGGTGAGCGGAGCGCCGTCGGGCATCGAAGGGTACACGGTGGCAGGTTACTTACAGGTCGTGAGTGCAGTTGGCAGGTTTGTCCATCCGATGGCCTTCTTTCAAGAGCTTGAAGAGTTCCTCAACGGGAATTCCCGGGTACGGAGACCCTCCCAGCGTAAAGATCTCCCATAGTAGCACTCCAAAagaccagctggaaaccaaagAAAGATCTTTAAAATTCAATGAGGTTTTCTCTGCCCGCCTCCCTGCCCCCCGCTCCGCTTTCTTTCTGTGCAGCCATGCATAGCTAACAAAGTCATCAATAGCATGACTAATTGCCTAGGCCATTTTTACTAGTTACTTGGAGATCTCTGCTGATCCAACTCAATAGCAAAGAAATCCCAGGCACCAAGTCTGAAATTGAAATGAGCATTTAATCAGATAGGTGACAGCCCATCTATTACCCCCAGCTCTTTGTTAGGTCTTCCACCAGCTCCACTGAATGGAACAAATCAAATTATTCATGCACAGCTTCACTGAATCGCAGCCTTGGAACCACAGGCCACTAATTGTGCAAGCCGATACCAAAACTTGCTTGTTACAACACTCATTTCACTGGCCAAGCTGGGAGAAAAATACCCCAGCAAAAATCAGCGCAGCACTAATGTTACACACTCCAGTCCTGCAGCTGTGCTCTGGTTAAAAGTCCtcttttcaaaaatatcttttgccttcttagttttctttttaaagacggGGATTAtctgtctctgtttctctttcGTGCACACTCGCTCCCTCTTTCCCCAGCTTTGATTTAACTATCGTGCCCACTGCAGCATTACCTAAACACGGAAACTATGATTTAAGATCAATAAAGCCAAAGCATGTAAAATTTACAGAAATAGAAAAGATAAATTTGTCTGATTTTAAATGGTGAACCCTGGGGAGTGGGCAGGCGGCCTGCTAAATTAGTGTAAAAATGCCATTATCAAccaaatattgaaataaaaaagcCAGTGTGCATATTGAGCTACTTCAGTCCTAGTAAAGTCCAAATGCTATCTCAAACTTTTTCCTAGACTGCTCTACTTTCCATTCaagtcaggaaaaagaaagagcaatcTTTAAGACAGCAGTTTGATAGATTTATCATCTCTTGCAGACTCTGTTTCCTTACGGTGCGGAGGCACTAAAATGGACAAGACAGGATTAGAAAAAGAAGGGCAAATtaaatgaagcagcaaaattaacCGGAGAATGCATGTGTTGAATACTCTCTGATCACCTCTACTAACACTGGCAGAATATTTCAAGCTCATCCCACGTACTCCAGTGACGTGTAACCATCTGGGTCAAAGAAGTGTGGAGGAAGTCAAGGGTAACTTTTTTtgcacaaagctttttttttgcatgaatcTTTTTGACCGCAGGATGAATTTCCTCATCTATAAACCAGATGAAAAATACCTGCCTGCCTTCCTACAGTGTTTCAGAAGCTCCTGGAGATCCTTGGATGAAAGCAACTAGATAAGGGTAAAGCCAAACCACATGTGCAAAGCTACAGCTCAGAACTGCTCCCTCCGCCCCTGTGTCCCCACACCCCGCCAGCGGTGCACGAGCCCTGTTTGTGTTTAGCATGGCGTTTGCCTTTGGGATGCCAGggtgtttattttgcttttattttatttttttgtttaagtgTGGGTAATGCTTACACATCGCTCTGGTGAGTGTAGACCCGGTCGAACAACGCTTCTGGAGCCATCCATTTCACAGGCAGCCGACCCTGTAATTAGGAAGACAAAGGCAATGTCCCATCAGCATATTCGCTCAGCCACAACGGCACCATCTGAATCTTCTTTTCTAATCCAGTTTGAAACATTTTCATTAACAACCACATCTGCCTTCCCAGTCACTGGGCAAAGCAGGAGTGGCCACTTGTAAAAAGATTAGAGCATTTGATCCCTGGATCTTCCCTGGCTATTTTAGCGGTAAACACACTCTCTGTAGTGGACTGTATGTCACGGCCAAGGCAGGTTTAACGTATCAGAGCATCAAAATCTTTGCATGGGAACAGGGTCTATTGCTCATAAATGCAGCTAGCTCCGAAGCAGTACATGGGGCAACACTTTCCATCTCTGTGCTTTGAAGAAGCAGTGTGGCTCACAGTccaagtgctgcttctgctgaatgAGAGGGAAAACTTCCCAGAGTGAATTCAAGGGCCAGATCCGCTATGAACCCAATCTTGATCCTAACGGAGTCCAAAGGAGGGAGGGCTGATGCCAGGTTTCAGTGGGACCATCCTATATCAGGATGCTCTGCTTGGTCCCTGGAGGGGCCAGAGCAGATTATTTCTTGTCTGAGCCATAATCTGGCTTAGGGAGGGCTTTGTCGTCTTCTCAAGCACTATCTCACTGGGGAACACAGCTAGAGATGGGATGTAGGTGGGCTGCACAAATGACATTACATTCTCAGCTCTCCAAGGGGGGTAAATCTATTGGAGCCAAAATTACAATTCCAAAGATAAAGACTGGCAATTAAGGGAGGTTTCTCCCAGATGATGTTGGAAGGGATCAGTAGGATTCTGGGTTGGGTTTGTCTGGTTGTTGCTGcagcaagggcaagggcaaggtggGCTTCCTAGGACTGCCTGTGCATTGAAACTCCTTGCAGTTGCAAGGTTCTTGGGTTCTGCATACCCTCCACCTCTCCCACCGCCATCTCCATGCTACATTATAGTTGCAGCTTTTGCTCTGTTGATGCTTTCCCCTTTGATAAAAATCTCTTAGTCTAAGTCTTAGTCTAAGTTTCTCTTAGTCTAGAGTGTCCTTGGCAGAGCCAAGTCCTTTCAGACAGCTGCTAGCGCCAGCAGTATCTGTCAGTGAGAAAATGGATGGTGGATAGACTCCTGGGGCCAGCCTGTCTACAGGTCAGGCCATCAGCAGATTTCTTCCTCCCAAGCCCCTTTAAAAAGGGAAATGTGGAATTCGGGCCATTTGCTGCAGCGATGGCCTATTTCCCTGCCAGAAGGAAAACTGCATATGCTTGGCAGCTCAGTACTTACATTGGTGGTTTTCTTGTAATAGTCGATGTTGTGAACATCTCTAGCGAGGCCAAAATCGGCTATTTTCATCACATTGTCTTCAGTGACTAACACGTTCCTGGCTGCCAAGTCGCGATGAATGCACTGTGAAAGGTGAGCAAGTAAATAAATTTGGGCTTGTTAGCAGCTTGCTCCTGGAACCACCAGTAACGGGAAGTTTATGAACTGCCGTTTCATTGACTCCCGAGCTCATAAAGCTGTGGGCACTGCTTAATTCCTCACTTTCTGTGTCATTGCTGCATCATGCATGCTCAATGGGAGCCACCTCTTAGCAACACCTAATCGACAGCTTCAGCACTGCCACGGCCACACGGCTCCTCTTGCCAAAGGGGCTGCACAGATGGGAATCAAACCCTCCTCTTCTGCGGGGCATCTACCATGACATGAAGCTGCCTcactgccctgcttcctcccagaAGGAGAGTGCAGGTTGATGtttggagtaaaaaaaaaaacccctcaaattaAGACATCCCCAATACATCTTCACTGAGGTTGTTATCTGAGAAAAGAGCTAAATTAGTCTGCGCTGTGCAGGTAGGGAGTTTAAAGCCACCATAAACCAACCACTCTGATCTGCAGTTACAGGGCCAATATACCTTAAACCTGAAGCTGAACTCGCTCTTGCCTTAGTTCTCCCTACCCCAAAAAGATGTCACACCAGCTGGCACACAGCCTAGTAAACCCCCAAGCTGGATCCTCCGCTTGCTGATGTCAGGGTAAATCAGAAGTAATCCCAGGGGCATGACGTGAGCCAATGCAGCAGCCAGCTCAACGCCAACAAGTACTCCCCAATGAGCATCCTGGGCCTGGCCATGTATCAAGCCAAATCCACCAGCAGCTCCGTTCCAACCCAGCCTACGCATGCTTGCAACAGCCACAAACGTGTGCTACATGCAGCTCCTGACTCTGTTGTCTAAAGTAATCCCTCCCAAGGTGACCCCCGCTTGTGCTGACACCAGGGAGATGGGAGGCTTACAACCTGACCACTGCTGATCAAGGTTGAGGATTGCCCAGTGGAAAGTCAATTACTCCTACGAGTGGTAGAGGTTAAATTGCTGAGGACGGGTGCTGAGGTTGGGGTTGCTTGTGTTTTCACAGCTGTGGCTCTTGGAGATGCTAGTGGGCCTGTGGGTGACAGCCAGGGCTGTGTAGCTGCTCAGATGCAGCTCACAGATGCAGCCTGAACACAGCAACAGCCTTCTAGGGCTTAAGTCTTCTGCAAAAAATACAAGGCATTTCATGCTGAAAAAACTTGCCCTCTACAGAGAAAAGCATGCAATATTTGGCCTGTGGATTGTCCTGCACACACACTGCACTGCATCTCCTTGAAGACATGGGACTGACTGACACTTTTACTGAATGGGGTTTCTCAACTCACTTTCTGAGACGCCAAGTACTCCATGCCACGGGCCACCTGGTAGGCGCAGGAAACCAGGTCCTTAAATGTTAACTGTTCCTCCGGCAACTTGCAGGTATCGAAAGAATAGTCCATGCCGGGTGGGCGACGTGCCCTGAGGTATTCCCGCAAGTTCCCTTTCGATGCGTACTCCACCAACACATAGAGCGGTCCTGCAAGCAACAGCATGgtcagcagctggcagagcaaaAGCAAGCACCACAAGGGGGCCAGGCGAGTTAGGACCTCATTTCTCCATGCCTTGGGAAGTCATGCAGTCAGCCTAAGCTTCACTACCTATATGCACCGGGGCGATAGCCTGAGGCTAAATACACTGAAGACTGTCTTCagctgtggcaggaggaaagctatCGATGAAACTAGGAGACCAGGAGAGGTATCTGACAGCTGGCCAGATCTCCTGGACAGCGTGTGGTGCCGCCTCTGGGAAGCAGACCTCCCTCCAGAGAGTTTTCCTGCCATTGACAGCCCAGGAGAGCGTGGTCAGACCTTTTGAGGGACAGGAAAATGAGATCCTGAGGCCTTGGCTTGACTTTCTCAGTTCCAAAGAGTTGGCACAACTCCAGTGTCTAAACTCTGAAATCTGGTTGCGGACGTTTTGGGCAGCCAATGAGTAACTAAATAGAAGCGATAGCCAAACCCTGCCTCTCTCCAATACATCATTTCATACTGATGAGAAAAGCAAGGAGGACAATGGGGAGGACCTTAGGGAAAGCTGCAACCCAATTCAAAGCACAGCATCAGGAACGGGTAGGGACCTGCCACCAACGTCAGCTATTTGGCCATCAGCGGGGCACAGACAAGCGTCGCGCAGTTCATTTGTCAGCAACGTGGAGTAAGGAGGAAAAGCCCCCCAGCACAGATCAGACAAAGCGGCTCCAGCCACCAGCACCTATTCCAAGGGGGACCTGCTGCGGAAGTGGCCACGCAGGGTTGCTAAGAGCAAAGCTGCGCATGCGGCAGTGACCTGCGAGATGGAGGCTGGCAGCACCCTGGGGCTCCCGCCGCCCCATGAGTGCCTGCCAGACATCAAGACATACCATCCTGCGTGCAGGCACCAAGGAGGTTAATGATGTTTTTGTGTTTCCCAATCATTTTCATCATTTCCATCTCAGAGACCAGGTCGGACAGGTCCTTGTCAGTAGCATCAtctggagaaagcaagagaggaggagaaagaagatgTCAGGGAGAAAACATGTGTTTTGTGAAGCAGTTTATACAACTGCTGTGTAGCCATGCAGGGCTTCAATTGGGAAGAAGTGCTCTAAAAATTTCagtatttgcttttcttccacTTTGGGGAGAAgagtcaaaataaaaataaaaaactgccacaaaataagaaaatatttggtCAAAAAGGAAATCTTTGatcaaaaagaaaatctgaataaatggagagaaatattaatatataaataaatgaaacctttcatcttctgtttcattttgataCCTATTAAAAGGCAGTTTGGGGATCTGGGACTGATTTGTAGAGCTGGCTAGAAGTGAAGGTGGTTGCCCTTCTCCTCAGTGCCCCTTAGCAGAGACCTGGGTCTATTCCCATTCTCTTTCCCTTCCAGGATTTACAGCTTTACATCCTCTACCCCAGGCTATAGGGGTGGAGTGGAAGAAAGGTCGTTCTTGGTTTCTTCTACTGGATCTGTTTGTGTAAAACACGTAAAACTGctttgagaaagagagagaaaaaggagaggaaaccTCACTGCAATATGTCATTCTGCCCTCCGTGGAGTCCCCATACCTTTTAACATCTTGACAGCCACCGTGATGGCTTTGTTTGGCTTGTCCTTATCAATCCCAATCGCTTCTGCCATCACCACTTGGCCAAAACACCCTTCGCCGAGCGGCTTCCCCAAGGTCAGGCTGAAGGGAGGAAGAAGCACGCGTGTTAGTGGGTACCAGGGAGGTGAGGCTCCTGGGGAGAACAGGGACCCGGCCCATGGGCTTGACTGACCGAGATCGTGCCAGCTCCCACTTGGGATcaggaggcagctccagctcgGAGACATTAGCCAGCATCGGCCCGTCGCTGGAGGAGAGACGTGTGATCCTGACCAGGGGCGTATTGGAGTTCATGGAAGAGTTGGACTCCAGTGACACCTGCTTGGGTAGAGCAAATGAAGTGTTATTGCCAACTGTACTCTCAGCACATGTAAGTGGAGAAGGCTCGTGCCTGAGAGACATCACTTTGGGGTTTTGAACTGCCTCTGTGCACTGATGCCATTCTGTAATTTCTGCATTAGAAATGTCACCCTTTTCCCTTGCTTCCCCCCATCCTTGCAGGAATGCATGAGCTCGGCATACACGGTCACATCTCCACGAGGGACAGCTCGGCAGCCTAAGGCAGCGTAGTCCAGTGGGGGGACTCCCAGCAGCCACGTATAACCATTCCTCTGCTCCGTGCGTGCTGGCACTGTAAATGCCCACCAGGAGCTTGCAGCCAAAGCCACGAAACCCGTATAAACCTCAATGTCTGGTTTTACACAGCACCTTTTGCTCATGCCCTTCTGTAATTACAAGCAGCAGAGCACTTTCACCCTGCATGGAGAAAGGGGACCCtttcccacctccaggagcaTCGCTACGAGTTTGCCAGGACCtcaaggaaagcaggaagaagCGCAATTAAATATGCTcctgctccctgagctgccacCCCACTAGGGAGCCTGCAACGTCCATTTTCCGTGGCACCCGCGACTGCGTTGCAAGTGTCTCTTTGACAAGAGCTACATAAACGCGGTGCTTGGGCACTGCCTGTGAACCAGAGTCAGCTGTCAGCACCTACAACTCCACTGCAAcagaaacaaatgaataaaagaaCGTTCTACTGCTAAATTGCAGCCCACTTATACCCCTCTTGGGCAATGTCTTTTTGGCGGAGTTTCTCACCTGGAAAGAAAAGctcaatgaaagaagaaaaaaagaggagtgaCCATAGCGAGGAATAGGAATCTTGTATCTACTTTCTGTTACCTGTCTCTTGAGTGGAAATTTGGAGACTTTCTGTACAGTGGGTGTGTTCATGGCTTTTTTGTTTGGCATTTTCATCCTGCAGATAATCACAATGACCAGCACCAGGATGAAGAGAACAAAGCCAGTGCCATAACTGAGAATGCCAGCGTACACTGAGCCCGAATCATCCATTTCCATCAGCTCCTCTGCTGCAGGGTGACAAGAAACGGGAGTCAGGAGGAGGTGGGCGGCTGCCCTCACACCGCTACACACACGCAACACCCACAATTTGGGGAGGACTTGCTCATCTAAGCCACTTCTCGGACTAACTGCAGTGAGGTGACTCTCCTAGGCCAGTGGTTTTCCGCCTTTGGTGCTTTCCAGTGCAGCAGGTTTTGCTGTAGCAAACTGAAGCCTGTTGACATTAGTTTGGcttcctttttttgcctttttttgggtAATTCTACTGCCCTTTGATGTAATTTTTGGGCTCCTCCAGGCCTTCAGACCACTGGTTGAAAACCACTGCTCTAGACTGAATGCATCT from Apteryx mantelli isolate bAptMan1 chromosome 5, bAptMan1.hap1, whole genome shotgun sequence includes:
- the FGFR3 gene encoding fibroblast growth factor receptor 3 isoform X2, with product MLAAWGSLWCLCLAAAAGGLPAARRPGSPAEERSGGQPAEYLRSETAFLEELVFGSGDTIELSCNTQGSSMSVFWFKDGIGIAPTNRTHIGQKLLKIINVSYDDSGLYSCKPRHSNEVLGNFTVRVTDSPSSGDDEDDDDESEDTGVPFWTRPDKMEKKLLAVPAANTVRFRCPAGGNPTPSIYWLKNGKEFKGEHRIGGIKLRHQQWSLVMESVVPSDRGNYTCVVENKYGNIRHTYQLDVLERSPHRPILQAGLPANQTVVVGSNVEFHCKVYSDAQPHIQWLKHVEVNGSKYGPDGTPYVTVLKSWISKNAEADANLNLFNVTEQDEGEYLCRANNFVGIAEKPFWLHIRKPKPAEELMEMDDSGSVYAGILSYGTGFVLFILVLVIVIICRMKMPNKKAMNTPTVQKVSKFPLKRQVSLESNSSMNSNTPLVRITRLSSSDGPMLANVSELELPPDPKWELARSRLTLGKPLGEGCFGQVVMAEAIGIDKDKPNKAITVAVKMLKDDATDKDLSDLVSEMEMMKMIGKHKNIINLLGACTQDGPLYVLVEYASKGNLREYLRARRPPGMDYSFDTCKLPEEQLTFKDLVSCAYQVARGMEYLASQKCIHRDLAARNVLVTEDNVMKIADFGLARDVHNIDYYKKTTNGRLPVKWMAPEALFDRVYTHQSDVWSFGVLLWEIFTLGGSPYPGIPVEELFKLLKEGHRMDKPANCTHDLYMIMRECWHAVPSQRPTFKQLVEDLDRVLTVTSTDEYLDLSVPFEQYSPACQDTHSTCSSGDDSVFAHDLLPDEPCLPKHQQCNGVVRT
- the FGFR3 gene encoding fibroblast growth factor receptor 3 isoform X1; this translates as MLAAWGSLWCLCLAAAAGGLPAARRPGSPAEERSGGQPAEYLRSETAFLEELVFGSGDTIELSCNTQGSSMSVFWFKDGIGIAPTNRTHIGQKLLKIINVSYDDSGLYSCKPRHSNEVLGNFTVRVTDSPSSGDDEDDDDESEDTGVPFWTRPDKMEKKLLAVPAANTVRFRCPAGGNPTPSIYWLKNGKEFKGEHRIGGIKLRHQQWSLVMESVVPSDRGNYTCVVENKYGNIRHTYQLDVLERSPHRPILQAGLPANQTVVVGSNVEFHCKVYSDAQPHIQWLKHVEVNGSKYGPDGTPYVTVLKSWISKNAEADANLNLFNVTEQDEGEYLCRANNFVGIAEKPFWLHIRKPKPAEELMEMDDSGSVYAGILSYGTGFVLFILVLVIVIICRMKMPNKKAMNTPTVQKVSKFPLKRQQVSLESNSSMNSNTPLVRITRLSSSDGPMLANVSELELPPDPKWELARSRLTLGKPLGEGCFGQVVMAEAIGIDKDKPNKAITVAVKMLKDDATDKDLSDLVSEMEMMKMIGKHKNIINLLGACTQDGPLYVLVEYASKGNLREYLRARRPPGMDYSFDTCKLPEEQLTFKDLVSCAYQVARGMEYLASQKCIHRDLAARNVLVTEDNVMKIADFGLARDVHNIDYYKKTTNGRLPVKWMAPEALFDRVYTHQSDVWSFGVLLWEIFTLGGSPYPGIPVEELFKLLKEGHRMDKPANCTHDLYMIMRECWHAVPSQRPTFKQLVEDLDRVLTVTSTDEYLDLSVPFEQYSPACQDTHSTCSSGDDSVFAHDLLPDEPCLPKHQQCNGVVRT